A DNA window from Streptomyces bacillaris contains the following coding sequences:
- a CDS encoding serine/threonine-protein kinase, with the protein MGSQDDTIDGQYHLVRRLGGGAMGEVNLAHDLNLDRQVAVKRLYPHIVEREEGRYRDRFEREARTTAGLGRSRHFPQVHAFGRHGGEPYLVMEFIEGPTLAQLVTRHHPLTFPAITAILGQLATALAWLHDADLVHRDLKPSNIMIAPGGVLKVVDLGVVAISDPHATRLTATGHVPGTVAYMAPEQADTGLTEPRSDLYSTGCVVFELVTGELPFDAPTAHAMARCHIDQAPRRTADVRPQTPVWLAEVIDQLLHKDPDLRPRDARALYEALRPHLAALPLPGCPELGDFDPTLPWAHPCSPPPQPQKSAPYVRRRRGSGLDALARRQARQADLRRNDLTRVRTEADELAADGDLRGAIQLIEQCLKNAVSRFGRIEPGVVRLRIDRAGLLHEEGLSKDARLAYDDVRSDAVRAFGEGSSEVREIDGGIEGCEEDATRD; encoded by the coding sequence GTGGGTTCACAGGACGACACCATCGATGGGCAGTACCACCTGGTGCGGCGGCTCGGTGGGGGTGCGATGGGTGAGGTGAACCTGGCGCACGACCTGAATCTCGATCGGCAGGTGGCGGTCAAGCGCCTCTATCCTCACATCGTCGAACGGGAGGAGGGGCGCTATCGAGACCGATTCGAGCGCGAGGCCAGGACGACAGCCGGGCTCGGCCGCTCCCGGCATTTCCCGCAGGTCCATGCCTTCGGCCGCCATGGTGGAGAGCCCTACCTCGTCATGGAGTTCATCGAGGGGCCCACCCTGGCGCAACTGGTCACCCGCCACCACCCGCTGACGTTCCCCGCGATCACCGCGATCCTGGGCCAGCTCGCCACCGCGCTCGCTTGGCTGCACGATGCCGACCTCGTCCACCGTGACCTCAAGCCGTCCAACATCATGATCGCGCCGGGCGGCGTGCTGAAGGTGGTGGATCTCGGTGTTGTCGCCATCTCCGACCCTCACGCGACGCGCCTGACGGCCACCGGTCATGTCCCGGGAACGGTGGCCTACATGGCCCCCGAGCAGGCCGACACCGGACTCACCGAGCCGCGCAGCGACCTCTACTCCACCGGCTGCGTCGTGTTCGAACTTGTTACCGGGGAACTCCCCTTCGATGCGCCGACGGCTCACGCGATGGCTCGCTGCCACATCGACCAAGCGCCGCGCAGGACCGCGGACGTGCGCCCGCAGACGCCGGTGTGGTTGGCCGAAGTCATCGACCAGCTGCTGCACAAGGATCCGGATCTGAGGCCTCGGGACGCGCGGGCCCTGTACGAGGCCCTTCGGCCTCACCTGGCAGCCTTACCGCTGCCCGGCTGCCCCGAACTCGGCGATTTCGACCCGACGTTGCCCTGGGCCCATCCGTGCTCGCCGCCGCCCCAGCCGCAGAAGTCGGCGCCGTACGTGCGGCGTCGGCGTGGATCCGGGCTCGATGCGTTGGCGCGTCGCCAGGCACGGCAGGCCGACTTGAGGCGGAATGACCTGACACGGGTTCGCACGGAAGCCGACGAGCTTGCGGCGGACGGCGATCTGCGCGGGGCCATCCAGCTGATCGAGCAGTGCCTCAAGAACGCCGTAAGTCGCTTCGGCCGTATCGAGCCGGGTGTCGTCCGGCTGCGCATCGACCGTGCCGGGCTGCTGCACGAGGAGGGGCTGTCGAAGGATGCCCGCCTCGCTTACGACGACGTGCGCTCCGATGCCGTGCGCGCATTCGGCGAGGGGAGCTCCGAGGTTCGTGAGATCGACGGAGGTATCGAAGGGTGCGAGGAAGACGCTACGCGGGACTGA
- a CDS encoding PD-(D/E)XK nuclease family protein, translated as MHRTHYKPADFEPFALATVMRRLDVLEFGRVREDPARVRPSHPGLERYAEHAVDQYLAAVKSLDPGGELLPDPQYWVRQSRTAADPHGNRTVYELRVWGRCYANRERTVCELRLLRFGSAQPGKRGPGERDPAEIAMAAYVAAYGGRAAEPTRWGDEHSVRDAITPQRVRVVEIGCLDGSVGPLFDGTPDEAEAAYRRLAAPRLRATVDAVHRRPGSGCVTCRLTAGCSDLPRTPGILGIKDFSRPRRTLSVTDLRRYANCPAQEHLRRIHLPYDKDIEHNHHVARGHAVHAWLQHLHARTPQRPCTVADAPAERTDWRVDDWHLTGDDAELGARLIARHAAVCPLRHADPGTTPISERLLTFYDPEADVVLTAKPDLLYHSRGSVVWREIKSTRYRRPLGNKDVLEQYPQAALALVLLAEGMLGGDVRHSRVEVEILRPSGPDLELVSPRQADRIATARQVIRDLAAPWHGDRTSNPSPGKHCARCEVARWCPAADARPVSSPSSGLH; from the coding sequence ATGCACCGTACTCACTACAAACCGGCGGACTTCGAACCTTTCGCGCTCGCCACCGTCATGCGCAGACTCGACGTCCTGGAGTTCGGCCGGGTCCGGGAGGATCCGGCCAGGGTCCGCCCCTCACACCCGGGGCTGGAGCGCTACGCCGAGCATGCCGTGGACCAGTACCTGGCCGCGGTGAAATCCCTCGATCCGGGAGGGGAGTTGTTACCCGATCCCCAGTACTGGGTCAGACAGTCGAGGACGGCTGCCGACCCTCACGGCAACCGCACGGTGTACGAACTGAGGGTCTGGGGACGCTGTTACGCCAACCGCGAGCGGACGGTGTGCGAGCTGCGCCTGCTCCGGTTCGGGTCCGCACAGCCAGGGAAGCGCGGACCCGGTGAGCGGGATCCGGCGGAGATCGCCATGGCCGCGTACGTCGCCGCCTACGGCGGTCGCGCAGCGGAACCCACTCGATGGGGTGACGAGCACAGCGTGCGGGACGCCATCACCCCGCAGCGGGTCCGGGTGGTGGAGATCGGATGTCTGGACGGCTCGGTCGGGCCATTGTTCGACGGGACGCCCGATGAAGCGGAGGCCGCGTACAGACGACTCGCCGCACCCCGTCTGCGGGCAACCGTCGACGCCGTGCACCGGCGCCCGGGGTCCGGATGCGTCACGTGCCGACTCACCGCCGGCTGCTCCGACCTGCCGCGCACGCCCGGCATCCTCGGCATCAAGGATTTCTCCCGGCCTCGCCGCACCCTGTCGGTCACCGACCTGCGCCGGTACGCGAACTGCCCGGCTCAGGAACACCTGCGGCGCATCCATCTGCCGTACGACAAGGACATCGAGCACAACCACCACGTGGCACGCGGGCACGCTGTACACGCCTGGCTCCAGCATCTGCACGCGCGAACACCCCAGCGTCCTTGCACCGTGGCTGACGCGCCGGCCGAGCGGACGGACTGGCGGGTCGACGACTGGCATCTGACCGGCGACGACGCCGAACTCGGAGCCCGCCTGATCGCCCGCCACGCAGCCGTGTGCCCACTGCGCCACGCCGATCCGGGAACGACGCCGATCTCGGAGCGGCTTCTCACCTTCTACGACCCGGAAGCCGACGTCGTGCTCACCGCCAAGCCGGATCTCCTTTACCACAGCCGTGGTTCGGTGGTGTGGCGGGAGATCAAGAGCACCAGGTACCGCAGGCCTCTCGGCAACAAGGACGTCCTGGAGCAGTACCCACAGGCAGCGCTGGCCCTGGTGCTGCTGGCAGAGGGAATGCTGGGCGGCGACGTGCGCCACTCCCGCGTGGAGGTGGAGATCCTCCGGCCCTCAGGACCCGACCTGGAGCTCGTCTCACCCCGCCAGGCCGACCGAATTGCCACCGCACGGCAGGTGATCCGCGATCTCGCCGCCCCGTGGCACGGGGACCGTACGTCGAACCCGAGCCCTGGAAAGCATTGTGCTCGCTGCGAAGTGGCACGTTGGTGCCCCGCGGCGGACGCCCGCCCCGTCTCGTCCCCCTCCAGCGGACTTCACTGA
- a CDS encoding pPIWI_RE_Y domain-containing protein yields MPTTDSALAPHQGLTLLRTVATAVLDLDALSDLGAFTLPYPPEAQRALDRTALACLLRGADPPLSVSDLLVWCRRRPVTEWPLDLPEDLAGPEDRLIDEDACVPTDLCYEWAVDRPDSATEQIDRALIGLAMDRCRLANAPASYVAFRRLLVEHPVLTRDRAGEIALEPVFTPLDGLLERIYLPAPVGWTRGGRFTSCRRCRTLLAPMRDDGWWCENARCRHRGDALAGPAYDEAEGGGVLLLTRPLRLFVTAPGVAELRLERALSRLGLVPELWPNYDAYDLRVTLPDGRVWAVDVKDWANPALLGRNATPLPIDPPYDQAFLVVPYHRTALRHDYVAVVRRFLTTDVRSRTTVLSQRQFMARVRAALSDAQPRPFSGNRPEDGHA; encoded by the coding sequence GTGCCGACCACCGACTCCGCTCTCGCCCCGCACCAGGGGCTGACCCTGCTGCGCACCGTGGCGACCGCCGTCCTCGACCTGGACGCCCTGTCCGATCTCGGTGCCTTCACCCTCCCGTATCCGCCCGAGGCCCAACGGGCCCTCGACCGCACTGCTCTGGCCTGCCTCCTCCGCGGGGCCGACCCGCCCCTGAGCGTGAGCGACCTGCTCGTCTGGTGCCGACGAAGGCCGGTGACGGAGTGGCCGCTCGACCTTCCCGAGGATCTGGCAGGCCCGGAGGACCGGCTGATCGACGAGGACGCGTGCGTGCCCACGGACCTGTGCTACGAGTGGGCCGTCGACCGGCCCGACTCCGCGACCGAACAGATCGATCGCGCCCTGATCGGCCTGGCCATGGACCGCTGCCGCCTCGCGAATGCCCCCGCCAGCTATGTCGCCTTCCGGCGTCTGCTCGTCGAACATCCGGTACTCACCCGGGACAGAGCCGGTGAGATCGCGCTCGAACCGGTCTTCACCCCTCTGGACGGACTCCTGGAGCGGATCTACCTCCCGGCCCCCGTCGGATGGACGCGCGGCGGCCGGTTCACCTCGTGCCGGCGCTGCCGCACCCTGCTCGCGCCGATGCGCGACGACGGCTGGTGGTGCGAGAACGCGCGCTGCCGGCACAGGGGGGATGCCCTCGCAGGCCCCGCGTACGACGAGGCCGAGGGTGGTGGAGTGCTGCTGCTCACCAGGCCGCTGCGCCTGTTCGTCACGGCCCCCGGTGTCGCTGAACTCCGCCTTGAGCGGGCCCTCTCACGTCTTGGCCTCGTCCCTGAACTGTGGCCGAACTACGACGCGTACGACCTGAGGGTCACGCTGCCCGACGGACGGGTGTGGGCCGTAGACGTCAAGGACTGGGCGAACCCGGCGCTGCTCGGACGCAATGCCACGCCCCTGCCGATCGACCCACCGTACGACCAGGCGTTTCTTGTCGTTCCCTACCACCGGACAGCCCTGCGCCACGACTACGTGGCTGTCGTCCGCCGGTTCCTGACCACCGACGTGCGGAGTCGTACGACCGTACTCAGCCAACGGCAGTTCATGGCGAGGGTCCGGGCCGCGCTCTCCGACGCCCAGCCCCGACCCTTCAGCGGCAACCGACCGGAGGACGGCCATGCGTGA
- a CDS encoding pPIWI_RE_Z domain-containing protein, with the protein MRDREQWRGDLIAELLPYFADDPEPELAASRLCEVELGLYLVEQLLPGHPAQAGWTLYGGYPFASALGHARTPEQQRMLRIGRHLLWPLRRRRVWVQSLDTYLALSPELRGYHLDSREDTPRRRGVSVAHARWATYAGALAAAPPYRTRTLPLAEPGGWRFFEDRTWTSVVLPDELPAEETPPHVLGQAAAAEGKPVEVPWDELVTIAAWMEDQLRGPDAPDGGDWRRRLERVELFVREPESGDFAPERETLRIDRMLHLLGMVGAGKSTLRDILAVWAATHGKRVTLVVGDVAEALHLVSLFTALGLRAAPLLGATTREQHLQRTHRRLAAQDDGTSVLTHDALSFDYLSTACPLDALRGVEAAEPLAYSAAPCTQLFPPKHRPARRPLTALGVDGPEGGQAPNLRRRHGCPLWHRCPRHHGARELVTADIWVATPAALVHSAVPAHQNEERIRFLELACMRSDLVIVDEADRVQMQLDTMFAPAAVLTGRAPNSWLDEIHQHKIDELARGGRIQLSDSTVMQWTAALHTVTVAADRIYHMLLRHRHLRKWVEDDYFSSWTLQYKLVVEWFGSPPDAPGDAADAPDLPAPEWDEDIGRITDEDDEAQAPGTREPEATGPTGDSRRDGIVAVLDAFRDDPLGDREHLDPRVDGLVRLTRQLLQTMRPRNARRLVERELLALAGDAVSEARSGLSEQVLRFEFTLLLSALHTRLDLLTEMWPRVEAALKFEASSNVLSRRPPEDYRPLVPESPMGNILGFQFLSEDANLGQLPSGELRFFRCAGNGRELLLQLPDLSAADGLPGPNVLLMSGTSWAGRSTRYHVLTEVGALLKPPSAERAAINRTVFTTRFLAGPDGSPLKLSGAKPHLRPVVLEHMLDGLARRSVDGKPSVFEQELAAVNDERRARLLVLTGSYDEARRAADILNRIPRWAGKVCRLVSDDAEQDHEWHSGPEPDLDGGPVVALRRGDVANFASTGTEILLAPLLAIERGHNILNRGVAAIGSVFFLARPHPRPDDIGLAVQAVNDWAARMQRDGTFDAFVRAQPSLDEAGAEFRTRARVHWRHLLNHPLAWSRLSDDEKVSFTWDQLVVIWQVIGRLVRGGVPARVVFVDAPFATRAAAGKSVPDTWRTSLLLAMRHVLDPYLTPSPDNAPTPDGSPVTPLDRALVKALYEPLYTALTDIVPSAPDPIG; encoded by the coding sequence ATGCGTGACCGGGAACAGTGGCGCGGCGACCTCATCGCGGAGCTTCTTCCGTACTTCGCGGACGATCCCGAGCCGGAGCTCGCGGCATCCCGCCTGTGCGAAGTCGAACTCGGCCTCTACCTGGTGGAACAGCTGCTGCCGGGACACCCCGCGCAAGCGGGCTGGACCCTGTACGGCGGATACCCCTTCGCCTCCGCACTCGGCCATGCCCGCACGCCCGAGCAGCAGCGCATGCTGCGCATCGGCCGCCACCTGCTGTGGCCCTTGCGGCGACGCCGCGTCTGGGTCCAGTCTCTCGACACCTATCTGGCGCTGTCGCCGGAACTGCGCGGATATCACCTCGACAGCAGGGAGGACACGCCCCGGCGCCGGGGTGTGTCGGTCGCTCACGCCCGGTGGGCCACCTACGCGGGGGCGCTGGCCGCCGCGCCGCCGTATCGGACTCGGACGCTGCCGTTGGCCGAGCCCGGTGGGTGGCGCTTCTTCGAGGACCGCACATGGACCTCGGTCGTACTGCCCGATGAGCTGCCGGCCGAGGAGACCCCGCCCCATGTCCTCGGGCAGGCGGCCGCTGCCGAGGGTAAGCCGGTGGAGGTGCCCTGGGACGAACTGGTCACGATCGCAGCGTGGATGGAGGATCAGCTGCGCGGGCCCGACGCCCCTGACGGCGGCGACTGGCGACGCAGGCTGGAGAGGGTCGAACTGTTCGTTCGCGAGCCCGAATCGGGCGACTTCGCGCCGGAGCGGGAAACGCTGCGGATCGACCGGATGCTGCATCTGCTCGGCATGGTCGGAGCAGGCAAGAGCACCCTGCGCGACATCCTCGCGGTCTGGGCAGCCACCCACGGCAAACGGGTCACCTTGGTCGTGGGCGATGTCGCCGAGGCCCTGCATCTGGTGTCCCTGTTCACCGCGCTCGGCCTCCGGGCCGCTCCCCTGCTGGGGGCGACCACACGGGAGCAGCACCTGCAGCGCACTCATCGTCGCCTTGCCGCACAGGACGACGGGACCTCCGTACTCACCCACGACGCACTGAGCTTCGACTACCTCAGCACCGCGTGCCCGCTCGACGCCCTGCGCGGAGTCGAGGCCGCGGAGCCGCTCGCCTACTCAGCCGCGCCCTGCACGCAGCTCTTCCCACCGAAGCATCGTCCGGCCCGGCGTCCGCTGACCGCCCTCGGCGTCGACGGGCCCGAAGGAGGTCAGGCCCCGAACCTGCGCAGACGCCACGGCTGTCCTCTGTGGCACCGGTGCCCGCGCCATCACGGCGCCCGCGAGCTCGTCACTGCAGACATCTGGGTCGCCACCCCCGCCGCTCTGGTACACAGCGCGGTTCCGGCCCACCAGAACGAGGAACGCATCCGCTTCCTCGAACTCGCCTGTATGCGCAGCGACTTGGTCATCGTGGATGAGGCCGACCGCGTGCAGATGCAGCTGGACACCATGTTCGCGCCCGCCGCTGTGCTCACCGGACGCGCGCCCAACTCATGGCTCGACGAGATCCATCAGCACAAGATCGACGAACTGGCCCGGGGCGGACGCATCCAGCTGTCCGACTCCACCGTCATGCAATGGACCGCGGCCCTGCACACAGTCACCGTCGCCGCCGACCGCATTTACCACATGCTGTTGCGCCACAGACACCTGCGCAAATGGGTCGAGGACGACTACTTCAGCTCGTGGACCCTTCAGTACAAGCTGGTCGTGGAGTGGTTCGGCAGCCCGCCCGACGCGCCCGGCGACGCGGCCGACGCCCCCGACCTCCCCGCTCCTGAGTGGGACGAGGACATCGGGCGGATCACCGACGAGGACGACGAGGCGCAAGCGCCCGGAACTCGGGAGCCGGAAGCGACGGGTCCCACAGGTGATTCCCGCCGCGACGGCATCGTGGCCGTCCTCGACGCATTCCGTGACGACCCGCTCGGCGACAGAGAACACCTCGACCCCCGGGTCGACGGACTGGTACGGCTCACCCGTCAGCTGCTGCAGACGATGCGCCCCCGCAACGCCCGCCGCCTCGTCGAGCGGGAGCTGCTCGCGCTGGCGGGCGACGCCGTGTCCGAGGCACGGAGCGGCCTCTCGGAGCAGGTCCTGCGCTTCGAGTTCACCCTCCTCCTGTCGGCACTGCACACACGGCTCGACCTGCTGACGGAGATGTGGCCCAGGGTCGAGGCCGCCCTCAAATTCGAGGCGTCGAGCAACGTACTGTCCCGCCGTCCGCCCGAGGACTACCGGCCGCTGGTCCCCGAATCCCCCATGGGTAACATCCTCGGCTTCCAGTTCCTGTCCGAGGACGCGAACCTGGGACAGCTGCCCAGTGGCGAACTGCGCTTCTTCCGCTGCGCGGGAAATGGCCGCGAACTGCTCCTGCAACTGCCGGACCTGAGCGCTGCCGATGGGCTTCCCGGCCCGAATGTGCTGCTCATGTCGGGCACCAGCTGGGCCGGCCGGTCCACGCGCTACCACGTGCTCACCGAAGTCGGAGCGCTGCTCAAGCCCCCGTCGGCGGAGCGAGCGGCCATCAACAGGACGGTGTTCACCACCCGATTCCTGGCCGGTCCTGACGGCAGCCCTCTCAAGCTGTCGGGCGCCAAACCCCACCTGCGCCCCGTCGTCCTGGAGCACATGCTGGACGGGCTGGCCCGACGCTCTGTCGACGGCAAACCCAGTGTGTTCGAGCAGGAACTGGCTGCCGTGAACGACGAGCGGCGCGCTCGGCTCCTCGTCCTGACCGGCTCCTACGACGAGGCACGCCGCGCTGCGGACATTCTCAACCGCATCCCACGCTGGGCCGGAAAGGTGTGCCGCCTGGTCTCCGATGACGCGGAACAGGACCACGAATGGCACTCCGGCCCGGAACCGGATCTCGACGGTGGCCCGGTCGTGGCCCTGCGCCGCGGTGACGTGGCGAACTTCGCCTCGACTGGCACGGAGATCCTCCTAGCACCTCTGCTCGCCATCGAACGCGGCCACAACATCCTCAACCGGGGTGTAGCCGCCATCGGCTCGGTGTTCTTCCTCGCCCGCCCCCACCCCCGCCCCGACGACATCGGCCTGGCCGTGCAGGCCGTGAACGACTGGGCCGCGCGCATGCAACGGGACGGCACTTTCGACGCGTTCGTTCGCGCGCAGCCGAGCCTGGACGAGGCCGGCGCGGAATTCCGAACCCGGGCCCGCGTGCACTGGCGGCACCTCCTCAACCATCCTCTGGCCTGGAGTCGGCTGAGCGATGACGAAAAGGTCTCGTTCACCTGGGACCAGCTGGTCGTCATCTGGCAGGTCATCGGCAGGCTCGTACGCGGCGGTGTCCCCGCCCGCGTCGTATTCGTGGACGCACCGTTCGCCACCCGCGCAGCGGCCGGAAAATCGGTGCCGGACACCTGGCGGACAAGTCTTCTGCTCGCCATGCGACACGTACTGGACCCCTACCTCACGCCGTCGCCGGACAACGCGCCGACGCCGGACGGCTCGCCGGTCACCCCCCTCGACCGTGCCCTCGTCAAGGCCCTGTACGAGCCCCTGTACACAGCGCTCACGGACATCGTCCCGTCCGCCCCGGACCCGATCGGCTGA